One genomic region from Terriglobus aquaticus encodes:
- a CDS encoding DUF6908 domain-containing protein has protein sequence MQTILRILKQAGGWHHGLYLKIENPPYMALVIEATDESGPCGLPSVSVAHYGEQNGDLMRDPEMCFELGLADGPHLNAFYYRNDFVGVEQWSRTIVRDNYVYLVSLHQQHERFAKVWDNNLRLQGFAEAFEQQQTPRA, from the coding sequence ATGCAGACCATCCTTCGCATTCTCAAACAGGCCGGAGGTTGGCACCACGGCCTGTACCTCAAGATCGAAAACCCGCCTTATATGGCTTTGGTCATTGAGGCGACCGATGAATCAGGCCCGTGTGGTCTGCCCTCTGTCTCTGTCGCGCACTACGGCGAACAGAACGGCGACCTCATGCGCGACCCGGAGATGTGTTTCGAGCTTGGATTAGCGGACGGGCCACACCTGAACGCCTTCTATTACCGAAACGACTTTGTAGGCGTAGAGCAGTGGAGCCGCACAATCGTCCGCGACAACTACGTTTATCTCGTCAGCTTGCACCAGCAGCACGAGCGATTCGCCAAGGTGTGGGACAACAACCTGCGATTGCAGGGCTTCGCCGAAGCCTTCGAGCAACAGCAAACCCCACGCGCCTAA
- a CDS encoding ParB/RepB/Spo0J family partition protein, with protein sequence MQDSSAFQFLAIDTIHESTTNPRRTFDEAKLYELAESIKHNGLIQPITVRPNNQGFEIVAGARRYRAAQLAELFSVPARIVEIDDAKALEWQLVENSQRVDVHPYEEAQGFQRLLDIPGYDVATLVEKSGKSASHVYARLSLLQLIPTVAEAFTQERITASHANLIARLPQESQAEAFEQCWRKDWQDKEPHLLPAKHVAAWIQANLYLSLADAPFDREDPTLNPAAGACVTCPRRSGYNTSLFCDVQGDQCLDSACYHSKVEAFLDREIAAHPGLVQIENGWRNPKEQRPGAVQRGHVRELPDVIDNPDAEPVMPCEAAKPAIVVYGKQLGRKLTVCTDKHCPVHDPQAAAEAAAHPVPTMPPPHEAETEEEAAEREAEHEQRMTEYKAEQERKEEERKAEFDRQQREYEAEQARRDKQRKARVATFERIIEQAPAAFNPAQMRVFLRLLIHLDYSFLEEVANHYANGNENSQQSYDEIVLAALDGTADEKLTGLALRLVLSDHVGIPHESQPDLLAEVEQVFAPKKPKAVKAKGDGSSKPKPTAVKGPVKKETNKKKAA encoded by the coding sequence ATGCAGGATTCTTCCGCCTTCCAATTTCTAGCAATAGACACTATCCACGAGTCCACCACCAACCCCCGCCGGACGTTCGATGAAGCCAAGCTGTACGAGCTTGCCGAGTCCATCAAGCACAACGGCCTCATCCAGCCCATTACCGTCCGACCCAATAACCAAGGCTTCGAGATCGTTGCAGGAGCCAGACGCTACCGTGCCGCCCAACTTGCCGAGTTGTTTTCCGTCCCCGCCCGTATCGTTGAGATCGACGACGCCAAGGCACTCGAATGGCAGCTAGTGGAGAACAGCCAGCGGGTGGACGTGCATCCCTACGAGGAGGCGCAGGGCTTCCAACGCTTGCTCGACATCCCCGGCTACGACGTTGCCACGTTGGTCGAGAAGTCAGGCAAGAGCGCAAGCCACGTCTACGCCCGTTTGTCTCTTCTCCAACTCATCCCCACTGTGGCTGAGGCGTTCACCCAGGAGCGCATAACGGCCAGCCACGCCAACCTCATCGCCCGTCTACCGCAGGAGAGCCAGGCCGAAGCCTTCGAGCAGTGCTGGCGCAAGGACTGGCAGGACAAAGAGCCTCACCTATTACCCGCAAAGCACGTTGCCGCGTGGATACAGGCCAACCTCTATCTCTCCCTCGCGGATGCACCATTCGACCGCGAAGACCCAACCCTCAATCCCGCCGCCGGAGCTTGCGTTACTTGCCCCCGGCGCAGCGGGTACAACACGTCCCTCTTCTGCGACGTTCAGGGCGACCAGTGCCTTGACTCCGCTTGCTACCACAGCAAGGTTGAGGCATTCCTTGACAGGGAGATTGCCGCCCACCCCGGCCTCGTCCAGATCGAGAACGGCTGGCGCAATCCCAAGGAGCAGCGACCCGGAGCCGTGCAGCGCGGCCACGTTCGGGAACTTCCCGACGTGATCGACAACCCCGACGCGGAGCCGGTCATGCCGTGCGAAGCCGCCAAACCTGCCATCGTCGTGTACGGAAAGCAGCTTGGCCGCAAATTGACCGTTTGCACGGACAAGCATTGCCCCGTGCATGACCCGCAAGCGGCAGCCGAAGCAGCGGCCCACCCAGTGCCGACAATGCCGCCGCCGCACGAAGCCGAGACGGAAGAGGAGGCCGCAGAACGAGAAGCCGAGCATGAACAACGCATGACGGAGTACAAGGCCGAGCAGGAACGCAAAGAGGAGGAGCGTAAAGCCGAGTTCGACCGACAGCAGAGGGAGTACGAGGCCGAGCAAGCCCGCCGCGACAAACAGCGTAAGGCAAGAGTCGCCACCTTCGAGCGCATCATCGAACAGGCCCCTGCAGCGTTCAATCCAGCACAGATGCGCGTCTTCCTTCGCTTGCTCATCCATTTGGACTACAGCTTCCTTGAGGAGGTAGCTAATCACTACGCCAACGGCAATGAGAACTCCCAACAGTCGTACGATGAGATCGTGCTGGCCGCCTTGGACGGCACCGCAGACGAGAAGCTTACCGGACTCGCCTTGCGCCTCGTCCTCTCTGACCACGTCGGCATTCCTCACGAAAGCCAACCAGACTTGCTTGCAGAGGTCGAGCAGGTTTTCGCGCCGAAGAAGCCCAAAGCCGTCAAAGCCAAAGGAGACGGTTCGAGCAAGCCAAAGCCGACAGCAGTAAAGGGTCCGGTAAAGAAAGAGACGAACAAAAAGAAAGCGGCCTAA
- a CDS encoding ArdC family protein, translating into MNTTASTVTPISENPKQPQQRQTAKDIIAANVKSLIEQLEAGHSDALTAYLDAMGRFHNYSFGNILEIARQRPTATRVAGLYAWNQLGRKVKKGEKGIRILAPIVGIKRKKDEEAQKDITKQNTRVLVGFRNAYVFDVEQTEGAELPTMREMSGSVGDNRDRLVSFIEAQGIELSFSQKIAPALGMSYGGKIAILPGQSEAGEFSTLVHELAHEMLHKAERRTTTTKVVRETEAEAIAFVIGKAVGLETGTASADYINLYHGNASLLIESLEVIQQTSGVILAALQPPTAAEAEMPDAELAKVA; encoded by the coding sequence ATGAACACCACCGCAAGCACCGTCACCCCCATCAGCGAAAACCCCAAACAGCCGCAGCAACGGCAGACCGCCAAAGACATCATCGCCGCCAACGTGAAGAGCCTTATCGAGCAGCTAGAGGCCGGACACTCGGACGCCCTCACCGCGTACCTCGACGCGATGGGCCGCTTCCACAACTACAGCTTTGGAAACATTCTGGAGATCGCACGGCAACGACCGACCGCAACCCGCGTCGCTGGCCTGTACGCATGGAACCAGCTAGGACGGAAGGTGAAGAAGGGCGAGAAAGGGATTCGGATACTTGCCCCCATCGTCGGCATCAAGCGCAAGAAGGACGAGGAAGCGCAGAAGGACATCACCAAGCAGAACACACGCGTTTTGGTCGGCTTCCGCAATGCCTATGTATTCGACGTGGAGCAAACCGAGGGCGCGGAGCTTCCGACCATGCGGGAGATGAGCGGCAGCGTTGGCGACAACCGCGACCGTCTTGTTTCCTTCATTGAGGCCCAGGGCATCGAGCTTTCCTTTAGCCAGAAGATCGCTCCCGCGCTTGGCATGAGCTACGGCGGAAAGATTGCCATTCTTCCCGGACAGTCCGAGGCCGGGGAGTTCAGCACCCTTGTCCATGAACTCGCGCACGAGATGTTGCACAAGGCCGAGCGCAGGACGACCACGACCAAGGTAGTACGCGAGACAGAGGCCGAAGCCATCGCCTTTGTGATCGGCAAGGCCGTAGGACTCGAAACCGGAACGGCTAGCGCCGACTACATCAATCTCTATCATGGCAACGCCTCACTCTTGATCGAGAGCTTGGAAGTCATCCAGCAGACCTCCGGCGTCATCCTTGCCGCCTTGCAGCCGCCGACCGCAGCAGAGGCCGAGATGCCCGATGCAGAACTGGCGAAGGTGGCGTAA